GAATGTAAAACTTGTGCTTGAAATTTCAAAAAGAATAGAAAAAAGAGCACTTGAAGAAAAACCACTTCCAGGGATGAGCAGCAGAGACCATGTTATAAAAATTTTATATGAGGAAATTTCTTCAATTCTTGGAAAAGGAAGGGAATTGCCCCTTAAAAAGCAGAAAATAATGATGGTTGGATTATATGGGCAGGGTAAAACAACAACTTGTGGAAAAATTGCGAAATATTTTCAGAAAAGAGGGCTTAAAGTTGCGATGATTGCTGCAGATGTTCATCGCCCTGCAGCCTATGAGCAATTAAAGCAGATTGGAGAAAAAATAGGTGTGCCGGTTCTTGGGGGCGAGGATGCCATAAATGTTGTAAAGAAGGGCATGGAAAATTTTGCAAAATATGATGTAATTATAGTTGATACCGCGGGAAGACATGCTCTTGAGAAGGAGCTAATTGAAGAAATGAAGGAAATATCAAATGTTTTCAATCCAGACGAAAAAATTCTTGTAATGGATGCCTCAATTGGCCAGCAGGCGGGCAAGCAGGCAAAGGCATTCAATGATGCAATAGGAATAACTGGGGTAATTCTCACAAAAATGGACGGCTCCGCAAAGGGAGGGGGCGCCCTCTCTGCAGTTGCTGAAACAGGTGCACCAATCATTTATATAGGGACTGGAGAGCAGCTTGATGATTTTGAGAAGTTTGATGCAAAGCGCTTTCTTTCTCGCCTGCTGGGGATGGGCGACCTGCTAACACTTATTGAAAAAGTTGAGGAAGTTGCGGAAGAAAAAGAGATTGGGAAGACGGCAAAAAAAATAATGAGCGGGAAATTTACCCTTCTCGATATGTATGAGCAGATGGAAATCGTTACAAAAATGGGTCCTTTCCAGAAAATTGCTGATTTGTTGCCTTTTGGAAGGACATTCAAGGATGAGGAAATAATTGCAACTCAGGAAAAGCTAAAAAAATTCAAGGTTATAATGGATTCAATGACCAAAAAGGAACTTGAAGAGCCATCAATAATAAATTCTTCCAGAATAAAAAGAATTGCAAGAGGGGCAGGTGTGGAGCAGAAAGATGTAAAGGAATTGATTCGCCAGTATAATATTTCAAAGAAGATGATGAAAAGTTTATCAAATAAAAAAATGCAGGCGAAATTACTCCGCCAGCTGGGAATGAAAATGTAAATATATATCCATTTTATATTTATGGCGATACTCCAGGTTGCTCTTGATTTTGTTGATTTGCGTCGTGCAATAAAGGTTGCAGAAGAAAGTGTTGCTGGTGGAGCGGACTGGCTTGAAATAGGCACACCTCTTATAAAATCTGAAGGAATACATGTGATAAAGAATTTTAAAAATTTTGGAAAAAAAATTGTTGCTGATATGAAAACAATGGATGTTGGGGATATTGAAGCGGAGATGGCATCCAAGGCGGGGGCTGATGTAATATGCGTTCTTGGTGTAGCAAGTGATGAAACAATAAGAGAAGTTGTGAAGTCAGCAAGGAAATATGGAATTGAAGTTATGGTTGATATGATAGGTGTAAAAAATTTGACTGAAAGAGTAAAAAAGGTTGAAAAAATAGGCGTTGACTATATATGCATTCATACTTCCATCGATGAGCAGATGGCTGGAAAAAATCCCTTTTTTCAACTTGAAGAAGTTTCAAAGATATGTAGCTTACCGTTAGCTGTTGCTGGAGGAATAAATGCTGAAAATGCAGGAATTGCAGTGGAAGAAGGAGCGAGCATAGTTATAGTTGGGGGGGCAATAATAAAGGCGGAAGATGCAAAAAAGGCTACTGAAGATATTAAAAAAGCAATTGAAGGAAAAAAAATAAAGAGCGAGCTTTTCAAAAAATATAGCAAGGAAGAAATAAGGGAAGCGCTGGTGAAGGTA
The nucleotide sequence above comes from Thermoplasmatales archaeon. Encoded proteins:
- the ffh gene encoding signal recognition particle protein, translated to MLKNLGEALRGAFRKIANAPFVDKELIQEVVRDIQRALISGDVNVKLVLEISKRIEKRALEEKPLPGMSSRDHVIKILYEEISSILGKGRELPLKKQKIMMVGLYGQGKTTTCGKIAKYFQKRGLKVAMIAADVHRPAAYEQLKQIGEKIGVPVLGGEDAINVVKKGMENFAKYDVIIVDTAGRHALEKELIEEMKEISNVFNPDEKILVMDASIGQQAGKQAKAFNDAIGITGVILTKMDGSAKGGGALSAVAETGAPIIYIGTGEQLDDFEKFDAKRFLSRLLGMGDLLTLIEKVEEVAEEKEIGKTAKKIMSGKFTLLDMYEQMEIVTKMGPFQKIADLLPFGRTFKDEEIIATQEKLKKFKVIMDSMTKKELEEPSIINSSRIKRIARGAGVEQKDVKELIRQYNISKKMMKSLSNKKMQAKLLRQLGMKM
- a CDS encoding orotidine 5'-phosphate decarboxylase: MAILQVALDFVDLRRAIKVAEESVAGGADWLEIGTPLIKSEGIHVIKNFKNFGKKIVADMKTMDVGDIEAEMASKAGADVICVLGVASDETIREVVKSARKYGIEVMVDMIGVKNLTERVKKVEKIGVDYICIHTSIDEQMAGKNPFFQLEEVSKICSLPLAVAGGINAENAGIAVEEGASIVIVGGAIIKAEDAKKATEDIKKAIEGKKIKSELFKKYSKEEIREALVKVSTCNICDAMHNKGAMHDIIPLRKGYKMVGRALTVKTMDGDWAKVVEAIDVAEKGDVIVVQAGEGKRAVWGELATLSATRKGIAGVVIDGAIRDVHEIAKTDFPVFCRKIVAEAGEPKGYGEIGCEIICGGQVVRKGDWIVGDDNGVVVVPREEEQEIANRAINVMERENRIREEIKKGSSLGKVLELKKWEKSAGDRI